CGATCGGCGGTTCGCAGGGCCGGATCGAGGCCACCGGCCGCGGGGTGATGATTGTCGCGCGCGAGGCGGCTCGGCACCTGGGGATGCCGGTCCCCGGGGCGCGGGTGGCCGTGCAGGGGTTCGGGAACGTCGGCAGCGTCGCCGCCTCGGTCCTGGCGGGGCAGGGGTGCCGGATCGTGGCGGCGAGCGACAGCCGGGGCGGGGTCCACAACGAGAAGGGCCTGGACCCGACCGATCTCCAGCGGCACAAAGAGCAGACCGGGACGGTGGCGGGCTACCGCGGAGGGGACGCGCTGACGAACGAGGAACTGCTCGAGGTCCCCTGCGAGATCCTCATCCCGAGCGCGTTGGAGGGGCAGATCACCGCACACAACGCGGCCCGGGTGAAGGCGCGGATCGTCGTGGAGGGCGCCAACGGTCCGACCACCCCGGACGCCGACGCCATTCTCAAAGAACACAAGGTGCTGGTCGTTCCCGACATCCTGGCCAACGCCGGCGGCGTGACGGTCTCCTACTTTGAGTGGGTGCAGGATCTGCAGTCGTTCTTCTGGACCGAAGAGGAGATCAACGAGCGGCTCGAGCGGATCATGGTCCGCAGTTTTCGCGAGGTGCTGGCGATGTCCCAGGAGCGGAAGGTGGACCTCCGCACCGCCGCGCTGGTGCGGGCGGTGCAGCGGGTCGCCGATGCGCTGATGACGCGCGGCATCTACCCGTAGCGCCTTCGGCCGGGCTCGATGCTGCGGCCGATTTTCCTAGCGCTTTCGAAAAGGCCGGGGCTGGCGCGGCGCACCCTCCGCCATCCCGCCCTCCAAAGGGCGGCGCGCCGCTTCGTGGCCGGCGAGCAGCTCGACGATGCGGTGGCGGCGGTTCGCGCGCTGAACTCGGCCGACCTCGCCGCGACGCTCGACTTCCTCGGCGAGAACACATCGACCCAAGCCGCGGCGGAGGGGAGCGCGTCGGCCTACCTCGACATCCTCGATACGCTGCGCCGCACCGGGGTCGACAGCACCCTGTCCCTGAAGCTGACCCAGCTCGGCCTGGATGTCGACGACGCCGGGTGCGAAGCGCGGCTGGCGCGGCTCTTGGATCGCGCCGGCGAAACCTTTGTCCGCATCGACATGGAGGGGTCGGCCTACACCGAGCGGACCCTCCGGTTGTTCGAGCGGCTGTGGGCGGCGGGCCGCCGCAACGTGGGGGTCGTGATCCAGTCCTATCTCCGGCGCAGCGACGCGGACGTCGCCCGGCTGATCGAGTTGGGCGCACGGGTCCGGCTGGTGAAGGGGGCGTACGCGGAGCCGCCGGCGATCGCGTTCCCCCACAAGCGCGACGTCGACGCCGCGTACGCGCGGTTGGCGGAGCGGCTGCTGCGCGATGGGGTGGATCCCGCGATCGCCACCCACGACGAACGCCTCATCGAGGGGGTCCGCCAATTCGCGACCGCCCGGGGGATCGCTCCCAATCGATTCGAATTTCAAATGCTCTACGGCATCCGGCGGGACCTTCAGCTGCGACTCCGCGGCCAGGGATACCGGGTTCGGGTGTACGTCCCGTTTGGGGGGGAGTGGTTTCCGTATTTCATGCGCCGGCTCGCGGAACGTCCGGCGAATGTGATGTTCGTCGCGGCGAGCCTGCTGCGCGACCGTGGCGGACGCCAACCCGCAGCGGGGCGGGTGCGCTGAGCGCCGGAGAAGCCGCAGGGCTTGGCGAGGACGATGCGGAACCCTTTCCGCGCGGCCCGATCCAGCCCCCGCGGAACCGCCCGCACGGGTGTCTTCGGAGGGATCCGGCGGCCGGACCGTGCGAGTGTTCGCACGCCCCCGACTCCCCACATCTTCCGGAGATGCGTCCGCACCCGGCGCGATCCTGGCGGGCCGCTCGAGCGGTCGTTGACCGGGGTGGAGCGGCACCGCTCCCCCGAACCCTGCACGGCCCGGGGGAGCCCGGCGAGGAGGAGACCGCAGATGACACCCAAGACCCACAGCCAGATCATCGCCGCCGTGGAGGAGCGGCGGGACGAGGTGGTGGCCTTCCTGCAGCGCCTGGTCCAATACGACAGCGTCACCGGTAACGAAGCCGCAATTCAAAACTTCGTCGCGGAGCACCTCCGGGGGCTGGCCCTGACGGTGGACCAGTTCGACACGGACCCGGAGGCCCTCCGGCAGTACCCCGGGTTTCTCGAGCCGGAAAAGTCCTTTGCCGGCCGCCCCAACGTGGTGGGCGTGTGGCCGGGCGCCGGCGGCGGTCGGTCCCTCCTGCTCAACGGTCACGTCGACACCGTGCCGTTGGAGCCGGTCGCCGAATGGGTGCACGGCCCGCTGTCGGGATCCGTGGTCGATGGTCAGGTGTGGGGCCGGGGCGCCTCCGACATGAAGGGGGGGGTGGCGGCGATGACCATGGCCGTCGCCATCTTGAAGGAGATGGGGGTGCGGCTCGGCGGCGACGTTACCCTCGAGTACGTCGTGGATGAGGAACGGACCGGGCTCGGGACGCTGGCGTGCGTGCACCGCGGGTATCGGGCGGATGCCGGCATCTGTTGCGAGACCAGCGATCTTGAGGTCATGCCCGCGTGCATCGGCCGGATGTGGTTCACCGTGCACGTGCGGGGCAAGCCCACCGGCATCTCGACGCGATGGGAGGGCGTGAGCGCCATCGACAAGGCGATGAAAGTGGTCGAGGCGGTGGAATCGCTGGAGGCGATGCGCATCCAGGATCTGCACCACCCCCTCTATCCCGACAACCGGGGCGCGCTCCCCTGCGCGGTGACGATGTTTCAGGCGGGGACGTTCCCGAGCATCACGCCGGAAGACGCGACGCTGCGCGGCAGCCTGGGGTTGATGCCCTACGAAGATCCCGTGCAGGTGGAGGCCCAACTGAAAGAACAGATCCTGCGCGTCTGCGCCGCGGATCCCTGGCTGCGGCACAACCCCGTGGAGGTGACGACGACGGGGGGGTACGTGGCGGCCGGGGCGGAGATCCCCGTCGAGCATCCCATCGTTCAGACGGTCAACCGGTCCTTCCAGCGGGTCGCGGGCCATGCCCCGGTGCTGGGCGCGCGGATGGGAGCCTCCGACACCCGCTTCCTGATCACGCTGGGGCACACGCCGACCGTGATCTTCGGCCCCGGACCGACCAGCCAGATGCACGCGATGAACGAGTCCGTTCCCGTCGAAAATGTGATCATCGCGACCAAGGTGTTGGCGCTGGCCGTCCACGACTGGTGCGGGGAGCCGGGATAGGTCCGATCGGGGAGGTCGGCGGTCGCCGCGCCGTCAGCCCAGGAACAGTCGATCCGGGTCGAGCGTCCGGAGGACGCGCAGTTCTTCGTCGGTCGGAGCCTGGAGCCGGATCAGCTCCGGAGCGGCCGGCAGATCGAACCCCGTCCGCTCCCGCACCTGGTCGACCGTCACGCCCGCCTGGAGCCCGTCGAGCCGCATCTGCTTGGTCTGCGGGTCGAAGCGCATCAGGGCAAGGTCGGTGACGACCGTGCTGATGGTTCCGAACAGCAGCCCCGCTCGGCGGCGGGCGTCTCCGCCCTCGAGGTAGCCGGGGCTGGTGACGAAATCGACCCGCTCGACGAACCGCCGCCGCTCGTGCATGGTGACGATGAAGATCTCCCGGCAGTGCGTGATGATATCGCAGGCCCCCCCGCTGCCCGGCAGGCGGACCCGCGGACGCTCGGGCGGTCCGATCACGCTGGTGTTGATGTTGCCGTGCCGATCGACCTGGGCGCCGCCGAGGAAGCCGTAGTCGAAGAACCCGCGCTGGGCGTAGAGGAACGTTTGGGTGATCGACAGCAGCATCATCGCCCGGTTGCCGGCGCGCATCTCGTTCGTGGAGATCGGCAGCCGCCCGGGGACGGCCTCCAGCCCGACGACGCCGCCTTCCACGACGATCGTCAGGTCCGGCGCGTGGGTCGACTTCGCCAGCACGGACGCCAGCAGCGGGGTGCCGACGCCGGCAAACACGATCTTGTGGTCGGTGAGCAGCCGGCTGGCGGTTGCGGCGAGGAGTTCCGGTGCGCTGTAGGCCATGCTAGCGTGTGAGCTCCCGCGCGGCCCGTTGCTGGCGGTGCAGCCGATCGGCCCCGAAGCGCTCGAGGTAGGCGTCGAACGTGTCGGGTCCGTAGACGTACTCGTCCAGGTACGTGCGCGCCGCGTCGACGCCCCCGGCGTTCACCCCGCGGGCGTACGTGCCGATGTGATCGAGGTCCGCCTCGTAGAGACCGTAGCACTCGTGCGGGTAGGCGCCGAAGGGGGCCTCCACCACCGCATCCACGGCGAAGAACGGGATCGCCGTGCGGTCGGCGGTCTGTCGGATCTCATCGGTGGAGACGATCTGCTCGGCGCTGAGGATCACGGTCGACGCGGCCGCGGCCAGGTCCGCATCCATGTGCGGGTATCCATCGATCTGGGCGTTGCCGAAGCAGTCGGCCCGGTGGACGTGGATGATCGCCACGTCCGGGAAGAGCGCGGGAACCAGGCACAGCGTCTCCCCCGTGAACGGGCAGGTCATCGTCCGCGCGCCCGCCGGGGTGAGCAGGTCCGAGCCGAGCATCGACAGCGTGGGGAGGAACGGCACGCCCATCGCCGCGGCCCGGTACCGCAGGCCGAGGGCGAGATGGCTCCACTCCTCGAAGCGGGCCCGACCGTTTTCGACATACTCCCTCGTGATCCGCGACAAGCCCCACGGCAGGCCGATCCCGATCCAGGACGTGACCAGTGTGCGGGTCGCTCCCGCCACCAGGAAGAGCTCTCCCTCGTAGCACATCAGGTTGCGCGACAGGGTGAGGTTGACGCGCCGCGCCCGTAGGATCTCGCGCAGGATGACGAGGGGCGTCCGTGAGTACAGACAGCCTCCGATGGCGACGTGGTGCCCATCCCGCACCAGCTGGGCGGCGTCGTGTGCCGGCATGCGCTTATCGCGGAGCGAGCGGTCCTTCGCCTCCAGGTGCCGCCGGGCTTCGACGAACGTCATCGCGCGGTCCCGGGGCCCCGCGGCGGTCACGCCGGCGCTCCGGCGATCCTCCCGCGGAGGCGCGGCAGGATCTCGCGGCTGATCACGTCGAGCTGGTCCAGCCGGTAGTCGTAAGGGACCAGGACGATGTGCTCGACGCCGGCGGCGATGTGTGCGGCGAGCTGCTCGGCGCACTGGTCCGGGGTGCCGCGGATCGAGCTGTCGGGGGTGGACTCGCTCCAGGGGGCCACGTCGAAGTACCGCGCCAGGAAGTCCCGCACGCCCCGGTCCGCCTCCTCAAATGAGGGCGCCACGTAGATCGGGAGCTGGCTGACGTTTTGGAGCTCGGCCGGATCGCGTCCGACCTCTTCGGTGAGCGATCGGATCTTGGCCCAGGTTTTGCGGAAGCTCTCCGGCGTGTAGAAGTAGGTCAACCATCCGTCGCCGTGGCGGGCCAGCCGGCGGAGCACCACGTCCACGTAGCCTCCGAAGAGGATGGGCGGTCGCGGCCGCTGGAAGGGTTTGGGCAGCATCACCGACCGGTTGAAGACGTAGCCGTCCGCCGTCCCGGTCACCTGATCCTCGCTCCAGAACCGCTTGAGGATCTCGAGGTTCCGGACGAAGATTTTCCCCCGCTCCTTGAAGGGCACCCCACAGGCCTCAAACTCCCGCTCGTACCAACCGCCGGCGACCCCAAAGATCAGCCGCCCTTTGGAGATGTGGTCGAGGCTGGTCAGCACCTTGGCCAAGACGACGGGGTTGCGCAGAGGCAGCACGAAGACTCCCGTGCCCAGCTGCAGCCGCTCGGTTTTCATGGCGAGCGCGGTGAGGGTGGTGAGCGACTCGAGGTAGGGGAAGGGCCGCTTCGAACCCAGCAGGATGTGATCCCAGACCCACGCCGATTCGAAGCCCAGGGACTCCGCCCGCGCCGCGAACGCCACGATCTCGTCGATGCTGGGTTCCTCAGGGTAGGGGGTGAAGTTCTTGAGCGCGACCCCGAATCGAACCTCCCGTCCCGTCATCAGGTCACCTCCGGAGTGGTGCCCCCGGCCCCGCGGCCCCGTGCCTCGAGGGCCGTAAACACCCCCTCCGGGGCGATCGGGAGGTCCAGCGGGCGGACGCCCACCGCATCATACACCGCGCTGGCGATCGCCGGGGGGGGCGGCCCGGTGGGCGGCTCCCCGATCCCCCGTGCGTGAAACGGGCCCTTGCCTTCGCCGGACTCCACCGCGATCGGCTGGACGTCCGGGACGTCGAGGGCAGTCGGGATGAGATAGTTGGCGAACAGGGTGGTGAGGTTATTGCCCTCCTCGAGCGTGATCTCCTCCAGCAGCGCCTGACCGATTCCCATCACGGCGCCCCCTTGGATCTGGCCGGCGACGCTTTGGGGGTTGATCGCGCGTCCCACGTCGTGGCACGCCGCGTGTTTGAGCAGGGTGACGGTTCCCGTTTCCGTATCGACCTCGACCTCGACGGCGTGGCAGCCGAAGGTGTAGTCGGGAAAGGTCTTCCCCTGTCCCGTCTCCAAATCCACCGGCGGGGCCTGTTCTCCGCGGAACACCGACAACTGCGCGGTGGACACGCCGCGGCGGCCGCACTCCGCAATGACCCGGGCCAGGGCGATCCTCCGGTCCGGACTTCCCGCGACCCGCACCTGGTCATCGGCGAACTGCAGATCCGTCTCCGCGGCCTCGAGCAACCCCGCCGCGACCGGGGCGACGGCCGCGCGCAGCTCGCGCGCCGCCTGCCACACCGCGTTCCCCGACATGTAGAGCTGTCTCGTGGCGAACGTGCCGCCGGTCAACGGGGTGCGGGCGCTGTCGCCGATGTGCACGGCAACGCGGTCCAGCGACACGCCGAGCTCCTCCGAGGCGATCTGCGCCAGCACCGCCGCCTGGCCCCCGCCGAGGTCGGTCACCCCCGCGCGGATGACGAGCGACCCGTCCGCCTCGAACCCGATCCACGCGCCGGCCTGATCCCGGAACCAGACGGTGCGCCCGTACGGCTGGATGTTGCAGGCGAAGCCGCGCCCCACCCTCGCCGACGTCCGGGAAGGGCGGCTGCGCTCGCCCAGCGCCTCCACCGCGGCGCGGCAGACCTCGGGCAGCGCCACGTGCGTCTCCAGCGCCTCGCCGGTGGGCAGGCGGTCTCCTTTCCTGAGGAAATTGCGCGCACGGAACTCGAGCGGGGGAATCCCCAGCCGCTCCGCCAGGAGGTCCATCTGCGACTCATAGGCGAAGGTCACCTGCATCGCCCCGAACCCGCGCATCGCGCTGGTCGGTACGTTGTTGGTGAACACCGCCTTGGCGTCGATGCTGACGTGGGGCACGCGGTACGGTCCGACGCCCACCACCAGCGCGGCGAACAGCACGCGCGGGCTGAGGAGCGGGAAGGGCCCGGCGTCCCCGAGCAGCGTCATCTCCTGCGCCACCAGTTCTCCGTTCCGGGTTGCCCCCGTCC
This genomic stretch from bacterium harbors:
- a CDS encoding CoA-transferase, which translates into the protein MAYSAPELLAATASRLLTDHKIVFAGVGTPLLASVLAKSTHAPDLTIVVEGGVVGLEAVPGRLPISTNEMRAGNRAMMLLSITQTFLYAQRGFFDYGFLGGAQVDRHGNINTSVIGPPERPRVRLPGSGGACDIITHCREIFIVTMHERRRFVERVDFVTSPGYLEGGDARRRAGLLFGTISTVVTDLALMRFDPQTKQMRLDGLQAGVTVDQVRERTGFDLPAAPELIRLQAPTDEELRVLRTLDPDRLFLG
- a CDS encoding CoA-transferase → MTAAGPRDRAMTFVEARRHLEAKDRSLRDKRMPAHDAAQLVRDGHHVAIGGCLYSRTPLVILREILRARRVNLTLSRNLMCYEGELFLVAGATRTLVTSWIGIGLPWGLSRITREYVENGRARFEEWSHLALGLRYRAAAMGVPFLPTLSMLGSDLLTPAGARTMTCPFTGETLCLVPALFPDVAIIHVHRADCFGNAQIDGYPHMDADLAAAASTVILSAEQIVSTDEIRQTADRTAIPFFAVDAVVEAPFGAYPHECYGLYEADLDHIGTYARGVNAGGVDAARTYLDEYVYGPDTFDAYLERFGADRLHRQQRAARELTR
- a CDS encoding ArgE/DapE family deacylase, giving the protein MTPKTHSQIIAAVEERRDEVVAFLQRLVQYDSVTGNEAAIQNFVAEHLRGLALTVDQFDTDPEALRQYPGFLEPEKSFAGRPNVVGVWPGAGGGRSLLLNGHVDTVPLEPVAEWVHGPLSGSVVDGQVWGRGASDMKGGVAAMTMAVAILKEMGVRLGGDVTLEYVVDEERTGLGTLACVHRGYRADAGICCETSDLEVMPACIGRMWFTVHVRGKPTGISTRWEGVSAIDKAMKVVEAVESLEAMRIQDLHHPLYPDNRGALPCAVTMFQAGTFPSITPEDATLRGSLGLMPYEDPVQVEAQLKEQILRVCAADPWLRHNPVEVTTTGGYVAAGAEIPVEHPIVQTVNRSFQRVAGHAPVLGARMGASDTRFLITLGHTPTVIFGPGPTSQMHAMNESVPVENVIIATKVLALAVHDWCGEPG
- a CDS encoding Glu/Leu/Phe/Val dehydrogenase, whose translation is MAKKDAVVTVARTDPWEVALEQFAGAADLLSLKRGVRDLLSHPKRELTVHFPVQLEDGSVRVFTGYRIHHSTVLGPTKGGIRYHPDVTLNEIRALAMLMTWKCAVVGLPYGGAKGGVVVNPKELSQEELEHLTRRYATEISMFISPESDIPAPDVGTTPQVMAWIMDTYSMHRGYSVPAVVTGKPISIGGSQGRIEATGRGVMIVAREAARHLGMPVPGARVAVQGFGNVGSVAASVLAGQGCRIVAASDSRGGVHNEKGLDPTDLQRHKEQTGTVAGYRGGDALTNEELLEVPCEILIPSALEGQITAHNAARVKARIVVEGANGPTTPDADAILKEHKVLVVPDILANAGGVTVSYFEWVQDLQSFFWTEEEINERLERIMVRSFREVLAMSQERKVDLRTAALVRAVQRVADALMTRGIYP
- a CDS encoding xanthine dehydrogenase family protein molybdopterin-binding subunit, which produces MRIVGKALPRFDVADKVEGATLYAADWSLPGMLAGRILRSIYPVARIRRIDATRARGLPGVAAVLTAEDVPCNATHEDATGTNRAPFATPVLAADRVCYQGQPLALVAAASDVQARAAVEAIDVDYEPLPGVFDIEAALAPDALRVHPDRDNVLIHWRLRQGDLDEGFRRADAVVERTYRTQRVDHAYLEPEAGVAWVDDNGIVTVRAATQVIEHFREIAEILGLPHNRVRVIAPFLGGGFGGKEDMTVEPYVALLAWKTRQPVRMVWSRQESLLARPKRHPLLMRCRTGATRNGELVAQEMTLLGDAGPFPLLSPRVLFAALVVGVGPYRVPHVSIDAKAVFTNNVPTSAMRGFGAMQVTFAYESQMDLLAERLGIPPLEFRARNFLRKGDRLPTGEALETHVALPEVCRAAVEALGERSRPSRTSARVGRGFACNIQPYGRTVWFRDQAGAWIGFEADGSLVIRAGVTDLGGGQAAVLAQIASEELGVSLDRVAVHIGDSARTPLTGGTFATRQLYMSGNAVWQAARELRAAVAPVAAGLLEAAETDLQFADDQVRVAGSPDRRIALARVIAECGRRGVSTAQLSVFRGEQAPPVDLETGQGKTFPDYTFGCHAVEVEVDTETGTVTLLKHAACHDVGRAINPQSVAGQIQGGAVMGIGQALLEEITLEEGNNLTTLFANYLIPTALDVPDVQPIAVESGEGKGPFHARGIGEPPTGPPPPAIASAVYDAVGVRPLDLPIAPEGVFTALEARGRGAGGTTPEVT
- a CDS encoding TIGR03619 family F420-dependent LLM class oxidoreductase, with the translated sequence MTGREVRFGVALKNFTPYPEEPSIDEIVAFAARAESLGFESAWVWDHILLGSKRPFPYLESLTTLTALAMKTERLQLGTGVFVLPLRNPVVLAKVLTSLDHISKGRLIFGVAGGWYEREFEACGVPFKERGKIFVRNLEILKRFWSEDQVTGTADGYVFNRSVMLPKPFQRPRPPILFGGYVDVVLRRLARHGDGWLTYFYTPESFRKTWAKIRSLTEEVGRDPAELQNVSQLPIYVAPSFEEADRGVRDFLARYFDVAPWSESTPDSSIRGTPDQCAEQLAAHIAAGVEHIVLVPYDYRLDQLDVISREILPRLRGRIAGAPA
- a CDS encoding proline dehydrogenase family protein; the encoded protein is MAGEQLDDAVAAVRALNSADLAATLDFLGENTSTQAAAEGSASAYLDILDTLRRTGVDSTLSLKLTQLGLDVDDAGCEARLARLLDRAGETFVRIDMEGSAYTERTLRLFERLWAAGRRNVGVVIQSYLRRSDADVARLIELGARVRLVKGAYAEPPAIAFPHKRDVDAAYARLAERLLRDGVDPAIATHDERLIEGVRQFATARGIAPNRFEFQMLYGIRRDLQLRLRGQGYRVRVYVPFGGEWFPYFMRRLAERPANVMFVAASLLRDRGGRQPAAGRVR